Proteins found in one bacterium genomic segment:
- a CDS encoding pitrilysin family protein, with protein sequence MRKIRILAVLLAVLVPFPARSAGEKAALQAWADRVQEVKLANGLKFLLYPRGEAPIFTATIRFKAGGLDEEAGKTGLAHFLEHMAFKGTERLGTKDYAKEKPILNEIEKTGEALAAEYRKGGKSDAAKIRTLREDLKGLHDKLVPLLEKEQLAKMMLENGGSDYNATTSKDMTTYYVSLPSDKIRFWAEIESERIFKPVFREFYEEKDVVLEERRLRVDNDPDGRLYEAFIQTAFPEGPYHSPTIGSAQDVLGLTAGDLRAFFEKFYRPENMSGAIVGRFDPGEVKKILEETFGRVTFNGNAQPPETRPAAAVVLQEKERRVSLKLQARPRILIGYRKPTLPDDDDFVFDLIDQILGDGRSSRFYRSLVLEKRLAASVSTSTGIPGSRLPNLFMIEVSPLNDGTSGDVIKALDEEIEKIRTEGVTERELTKAKNRLTVDLLWQLKTNEGLASQLTYFETVAGNWRYLAEYLEKIGRFGPEDVRRVAQKYLQPGNRTVGVLEP encoded by the coding sequence GTGCGGAAAATAAGAATTCTCGCCGTGTTGCTCGCCGTTCTCGTTCCGTTCCCCGCGCGATCCGCTGGCGAAAAGGCCGCCCTGCAGGCCTGGGCGGACCGCGTCCAGGAAGTCAAACTCGCCAACGGGCTTAAGTTCCTTCTCTATCCGCGCGGCGAGGCCCCGATCTTCACCGCCACGATCCGCTTCAAGGCCGGAGGACTGGACGAAGAGGCCGGCAAGACGGGCCTCGCGCACTTTTTGGAGCACATGGCCTTCAAGGGGACCGAACGGCTCGGCACCAAGGACTACGCAAAGGAAAAACCGATCCTGAATGAGATCGAAAAGACGGGCGAGGCGCTCGCCGCTGAATACCGGAAGGGAGGCAAGTCCGATGCCGCCAAGATCCGGACCCTTCGGGAGGATCTCAAGGGGCTTCACGACAAACTCGTCCCGCTCCTGGAAAAAGAGCAGCTCGCCAAGATGATGCTCGAGAACGGAGGCTCCGACTACAACGCGACCACCTCCAAGGACATGACGACCTATTACGTCTCACTCCCGTCGGACAAGATCCGCTTCTGGGCGGAGATCGAGTCGGAGCGCATCTTCAAACCCGTCTTTCGGGAATTCTACGAGGAAAAAGACGTCGTCCTGGAGGAGCGGCGGCTCCGCGTGGACAATGATCCGGACGGCCGTCTCTACGAGGCCTTCATCCAGACGGCGTTTCCCGAGGGACCTTATCACTCGCCCACGATCGGTTCGGCCCAGGACGTCTTGGGACTCACGGCGGGGGACCTCAGGGCCTTTTTTGAAAAATTCTACCGGCCGGAAAACATGAGCGGCGCGATCGTCGGGCGCTTCGACCCGGGCGAGGTCAAGAAAATCCTGGAGGAGACGTTCGGCCGCGTGACGTTCAATGGAAACGCCCAGCCTCCGGAGACGAGGCCCGCCGCCGCGGTCGTCCTCCAGGAAAAGGAAAGAAGGGTGAGCCTTAAACTTCAGGCCCGGCCGCGGATCCTGATCGGCTACCGCAAACCCACGCTCCCCGACGACGACGACTTTGTCTTCGACCTGATCGACCAGATCCTGGGTGACGGCCGGTCGTCGCGCTTCTACCGCAGCCTGGTGCTGGAGAAGAGGCTCGCGGCGTCGGTCTCCACATCGACGGGCATTCCCGGTTCGCGCCTCCCGAATCTCTTCATGATCGAGGTGAGCCCGTTGAACGACGGGACGTCCGGCGACGTGATCAAGGCCTTGGATGAGGAGATCGAAAAGATCAGGACCGAGGGCGTCACCGAGCGCGAGCTGACGAAGGCCAAGAACCGGCTGACCGTCGACCTGCTCTGGCAGCTGAAGACGAACGAGGGGCTCGCCTCGCAGCTCACGTACTTCGAGACGGTCGCCGGCAATTGGCGGTACCTGGCCGAGTACCTCGAAAAAATCGGCCGTTTCGGCCCGGAGGACGTCCGCCGCGTCGCCCAAAAATACCTCCAGCCTGGAAACCGCACCGTCGGGGTGCTCGAACCATGA
- a CDS encoding pitrilysin family protein, translating into MKHFLTFILIVAALGCAGKPSSDGFFVPLKPSLTVLPNGIEVMVLEDPEFPTLQMQLSVRGGSVYDPPGREGLASLAMQAARLGGAEGRDPASIEEDLEFVGASLEMGASSEYLSASLSLLTKDVDLGLDILFDLLRKPALDAARFGIVKERMKDAILRDEEDPLHLAYREFPGMIYGSASPWGRKATVESIGAVTRDDVVAFCQAALKPDRILIAVSGDVSEKEIVEKIRGRTEGWQKAAEPLPGIPPVTPAYLAASAALPRPDLTQSTVVMGHLGAKRDNPDKFALIVMNFILGGSGSLTSRMGEEIRSTAGKAYGVWSDFGFGRDLGIFRTVAQTALENTGWVIHKMKEMVTALAQDGGVTPEETSAAKRAILRGLVFDFETRFAQVREQARFRLWGYPDDYLVRFQKGIAAVTPEDVLRVAKQYLHPEGLKVLVVTDGKTAETLGMPVEKKTQ; encoded by the coding sequence ATGAAACACTTTTTGACTTTCATCCTGATCGTTGCCGCCCTGGGTTGCGCCGGCAAGCCCTCGAGCGACGGGTTCTTCGTGCCCTTGAAGCCCTCGCTGACGGTTCTCCCCAACGGCATCGAGGTCATGGTCCTGGAAGACCCCGAGTTTCCGACGCTGCAGATGCAGCTCAGCGTCCGCGGCGGGTCGGTCTACGATCCCCCCGGGCGCGAGGGCTTGGCGTCTCTCGCCATGCAGGCGGCGCGTCTGGGCGGGGCGGAGGGGCGCGACCCCGCGTCGATCGAGGAGGACCTGGAGTTCGTCGGCGCCTCCTTGGAGATGGGCGCGAGCTCCGAATACCTCTCCGCGTCCTTGAGCCTCCTGACCAAGGATGTCGATCTGGGCCTGGACATTCTCTTTGATCTCCTGCGGAAACCCGCACTGGACGCCGCGCGTTTCGGCATCGTGAAGGAGCGGATGAAGGACGCGATCCTCCGCGACGAAGAAGACCCCCTGCATCTCGCTTACCGGGAGTTCCCGGGCATGATCTACGGGTCCGCGAGCCCGTGGGGCCGGAAGGCGACCGTGGAATCCATCGGCGCCGTCACGCGCGACGACGTCGTTGCCTTCTGCCAGGCCGCGCTCAAGCCCGACCGCATCCTCATCGCCGTGTCGGGCGACGTTTCGGAAAAGGAGATCGTGGAAAAAATCCGCGGCCGGACGGAGGGCTGGCAGAAGGCCGCCGAACCCTTGCCTGGGATTCCGCCGGTGACGCCCGCGTACCTGGCCGCGTCCGCGGCGCTGCCGCGTCCGGATCTGACTCAATCGACCGTCGTGATGGGCCATCTGGGCGCGAAGCGGGACAATCCCGACAAGTTCGCCTTGATCGTCATGAATTTCATCCTGGGAGGCAGCGGTTCGCTCACGTCCCGGATGGGTGAGGAGATCCGCTCCACCGCCGGCAAGGCCTACGGCGTCTGGAGCGACTTCGGCTTCGGCCGGGACTTGGGGATCTTCCGGACGGTCGCGCAAACGGCCTTGGAGAACACCGGTTGGGTCATCCATAAGATGAAGGAAATGGTCACCGCCTTGGCCCAAGACGGCGGCGTGACGCCGGAGGAGACGTCGGCGGCGAAGCGGGCGATCTTGCGGGGCCTCGTCTTCGACTTTGAGACGCGGTTCGCCCAGGTCAGGGAGCAGGCGCGGTTCCGTCTCTGGGGCTACCCCGATGACTATCTTGTCCGTTTCCAGAAGGGGATCGCCGCCGTGACCCCCGAAGACGTGCTCCGCGTGGCCAAGCAGTACCTGCACCCGGAGGGCCTGAAGGTCCTCGTCGTCACGGACGGAAAGACGGCGGAAACCTTGGGAATGCCCGTGGAGAAGAAGACACAATGA